The Leishmania mexicana MHOM/GT/2001/U1103 complete genome, chromosome 31 DNA segment GGTGCCGCCCCGGTCGTGGAGCGGCGTGTCGCTCCACTGCTGAATGTGTGGCTGCAccaggaggagcagcgctcTGGAAGTCGTCTTCTGGCCTTCAGCAATGGCATGGACGTATGTTCCCGGCTACAGTTGCGGTCGCTTCAGGACGCCTTTCTGCAGCAATACGCGCGGCCGACGGAGGAGAGTCTGTCTAGCGACGACAGGGCTGCCGTCTATGACACCGGAGCTGCGGTCGCAGGGGTGTCCGACCAATCCGTACCCCTGCTCGCCATTCCTGGCTCGTTGTACAACATGACATCCGggacgcgccgccgccatctccttGCCGTTCCCCTtaccgccaccgcggtgCGTGAGCAGGTGGTCCTCATTCCTGAAGCGGTCTTGCATCACTACCCCTCGCTCTATCTGCGCAACCTTaacgagctgctgcgtcggTATAGGACCAAGTGGCAGTCCATCTGCGACGATGctacgacgacgccgaccgcaactgccaccgcggcagcTGTAGCACTGTCAAGGGACAACCCCTCACGCGAGATCCGTGGGGGGTGATGGTGTGTATGCGCGCTGAGGGGAGAGGGCTGGCCGGTCCCAGGAGCACACAGGCCCACACCCTCACCTCCTCGATTTCCTTTGCAGCtttgctgccgccgtgcgttgtcgccgtctctccccccaccactTCTCTCTGCGGGTGTGTTTGGCCCTCGTCTTCTCTTCATCGTATTGTCCACcccgttttcgttttcctgtGTCCTCTTTCCCCCGTCACCTTCTCCGTTGTCCTCGCCCTACCCGTGTCTGtttctgtgtgcgcgcgcacgtgtgtgtgtgtgtgcctcgtgctcactgccgcctccaccgccttctgTTTATCGTTGTGCATATattctctcgccccccctctGACTCTcgcactctccctcccccaccatcTCGGGTCTTTCACCACCACAGCAACGCAGTTCAGACACCCTGCGAAGCAGAGTGAAAGAGCAGGgtggtgtatgtgtgtgtgtcggagagaggggtggtgTGGGTTGCGATACGAAGTTGTGAGCGTCGGGCAGACAcgtgccctcctccccgagCGGGACGTGAGCGTGCGCTAGTAAGGGAGTGGTGAGACGGTAGACACGGGGGCACGCAGCGACGAGGTGCTGTGCCATCGCAGCAACAAGCCCTCtccatcctcctccttttgCTGTGCGTCTTTTGAACTCGTCCGGTGCGCCTTTCCGGCAGCCTCGCCCGACGTCGGTGCGGTCCATGTCGCTCTCCTGCCTGCTCATCATCCCCCCACCCTTCACCGTACTCTTTGtacctccctttccctctctatctcgcgcgcacacacgtgctgAACCCCTGCCTCGCTCCGCATTGTTTCTCTTTTGCGGTTGTCGGCCCCTCGATCACGATATcttgcatgtgtgtgtgtgtctgtcgagtgaccctcctctccccccccctgcatgcagcagctgccctcctctcgctGTCATCCTTTCAGTGCGCTACACTGCCGCGGTGTCTTTAACACATGCTGTGACTTCCCTTTTCCTCGTCTATCCAGGGACACAGGTCATAGAGCTCTTTCTCATCTCCTGTAGTTTGCTGCAATCAGAGATCGCACGGAGTCCCTGCCGTCGTGGTGGACGAGGCCGACGCCGGTGCCTTGAACCGGAGCCCACCGTTGGCATTGGTATTGGTGGCCCCctccctgcagcagctcaatCGCCGCCATCCGCGTCATCGCCCTCGTCAAAGACGCGGCACCAGTGTGCCCTTCCACGAGCGTGTTCCTTTAGATCCCTCGCCACGGCAGGTATGAGCGCAGCGTACGGCGATGCAGGCGCTAGCGGGACGTTCGACACCCCATCTGCTACCCTCCGCAGGCCGGAGGCGGACGCAGCGACGGCCGCCTGGTTCCACGAGCTTGTAaaagaggtggaggaggtcggGGACGCCGAGGTGAATCGCGCTCGAGCGCCTCTGTTTGAGAAGGCGCACCGCCCGCACGTGTTCACAGCAGAGGAGCGACGACGCATGGATTGCTACGAGAGCATCGATTACGCTGAGGGCCAGTCCCTCGTTCACCGCGTCAGTGCCACTCGCCAAAGCAGCACGGAGGCGAAGGGGTGTCTGCGCCTGCTGATGTTCGTCTTGATCGGCCTCGCCGTTGGTGGTTGGTCCCTCTTGGTGTTTCAGACGCTCGACTACCTTGCAGAGGTGAAGCTGGATGCCGTGCAGGGGGTGGTGcgcagccgcaacagcaCTTACCCGCCCTTCAATGCGTCCAGATTCTACATGTCGGCGCTGCTCAACTCTGGTCAAgagagcggcgacgtcggAAAGACTGCGATAGTGCTACGCACGCTATCGTggtcagcgctgctgcacgggGGCGTGCTGTACACGATGTGGGGCGTGCTGATGGCGCTTCTGTCGTCTCTCTGCTGCCTAGTCATGCCaagcgccgctggcagcggtATACCGGATGTGATGGCGTACCTCAACGGCGTCATGTTCCCGCGCATCTTCAACATTCGAAACCTGGTGGTCAAGACGCTCTCGTGCATCCTCGCGGTGAGTGCCGGTTTGCCGGTGGGGACGGAGGGGCCTATGATCCACATGGGCTCGCTCATTGGAGCCGGGCTCCCCAccggccgcagccgctctctggggtgcagcgccacctccgtcTTCGACCTATTTCGCAATCCGCGCGATCAGCGTGACTTCAtctccgccggcgccgcctgtgGCTTGACGAGCGCCTTTTCTAGCCCGCTGGGCGGGATGCTGTTCGTcctggaggagatggcgacTCATTTCCCTGCCCGTCTCGCGTGGCTTGTCTTCCTCTCCTGTCTCTCGTGCATGTGGATCATCCAGACATGCAACTCCTTTTTATCTGGCTGGCACCTTGTCAACCGGTCCGCCATGGCGCTCGGTGATCTGCGCGAGGCGTCCATCGCGATGTTCTACATCGACACCGTGCCAGAGAACACGGTCTCCttgtacacgtacacgttcATCCCTAccgtgatggtggcggtgttgtCTGGCCCCTTGGCAGTGGCTTACACGGTCAGCAGCATCCGCTTCTCCCGCTGGCGCTCGCGCTGCCTCTTCCCCACGACGCTGTACCGTGTGCTGGAGCCGTGCGTGTTCGCATTTCTTTTCTCCACGGCCTGCTACGTGTTGCCCCTCTTCACACCGTGCGTGCCGACCCCACCGCACGTGCGGGAGAAGAAAGAGGCCCTACACGTGGAGCTCTTCACCGCATTCTGCGCACAGCCGGAAACAACCCATCACCCGCTCGCCACCCTCACGATGACCAGTCCTTACAACCTACTGCGCCTCCTGTTCTCGCGCCGCTCGGCGGGGCTCTTCCCGGTATGgtcgctcctcctgcacctcgCGATTTACGTGGTCGGTTCCAGCTACGCTGGTGGCATGTTCATCTCCTGCGGCACGGTCATCCCGTCGCTGCTCATCGGCGCGGTCGAGGGGCGCCTCATCGGCGTTCTTTTTCAGCGCCCGGTGTGGGCAGATGAGGGCGTGGTCGCCCTTATCGGGGCCGCCGCATACTTTGCCGGCATCTCCCGCCTCACCTTCGCCCTTGTCGTCGTCATGATGGAGTTGACGGCGGATGTGTCGCACATCACATGCCTCATGCTAGGTATCCTGCTCGCCAAGGGCATCGCGGACAAGTGCTGCCATTCCTTTTACCACGCCTCGCTGGAGGTGAAGGCGGTCCCCTTCCTCGAGGCACAGACGAGCATGCACCTACTCGACACATACACGGCTCGCGACATCATGACAAGCCCGGTTACCATGCTGGAGACGATGGACACCGTTCTGCACGTGGTCGAGGCGCTGACCATGACACGGCACAACGCCTTCCCTGTCGTGCAAGTCGGTGAGGCGGACCAAGCCTATGAGGGCATGatcacgcgcgcgcagcttcagctgctgctctgggTCGTGTACCTGCGCGAGATGGGTGATGCCTCCGAAGTACCCCTCGACGAGGAAGGTGATGACGATGGCGAGGCAGACGTCCGCGACGGCGCGACTGATGCGCGGAGCGGGATGGCGTCGGAGCAGGTCGACGCCGAGGACTTCATTCAATACCACGTCACGGCAGCGGAGCTGAAGCGCGTGCACGAGTTTCTTTTCTGGAACCGCCTGCCGAGCGTTCCCATGATGGAGCACCTGCCGCTGTCTGCCATCCGCTCATACATCGACCTTCGCCCGTACGTGGACAACAGTGCACCGTACGTGCAACaaggcgtgtgcgtctcgAGGGCGTACTACACCTTTCGCCATCTGGGACTGCGCCACCTGCCGGTGCTTGATCGGACACAGCGGGTGGTCGGGATACTGACCAGGGTGAGCTTTGTGGGCGATCGACTCATGGAGAAGGTCGGCGCACAACCCGCTGAGGACTTCGTCGACACCGAATGGAGAGGGTGATAAAGGGCAACGAACAGACCAAGTAGCAGCAGGGCCGCGGTCCCCTCGAGTGTCGCTGTAGCTGTTTCTCTGCGCCTACGTCTTCTGCGCTGCTCTCAAGAGGACACGGGGAAAGCCTTACCGGCGTCATtcctcgcgtgtgtgtgtgcgtgtatgcttCTGCTGCCTGCTGTATGCACTAGAACCTCCTGCTCCTTTATGGAGGCGGTACGACACCGCCAACGCCTGCGCGCACTCGGAGCTCATGTGcacggtgcgtgcgctgagAATTTCCAGCCTGGAACGCTGAGAGAAGGGGCACAGAGAATAAaagagggggtgaggggtggtggtggttggctATTGAAGGCACCAGAGCAAGCGAAGCTtaccctctctcctctctaGCATTCTCCACAGTAGACTTGATACGGGTGCCGCTAACGGCGCCGTGTCTCTTCTCCTCGTGGCCACTGCGTGAGCTTGTGTGCACGGGGGTGGTGTGGGCCTACGCGAGCAAactcgccgctgcgccatcgtatgcccgcctctcccttctgacgtgcgctgcgcctcttcccGCCCCTCCACTTCCCTCTCCGTCACTGCTGGCTGGATCGCCCTCCCGTCTCCTTCGCTGGCCTTGCCTTGTGTGGCGGCGAATATGTGCACAGAGCCAAAGGCGCACGCAAACGCGTGAGGACGCTGAGTTCGTTCACAGACGCTGTGGGCGAGTAGGACACGCGCGCTGACATCGCCATccacctcaccccctcctctttttaTTTCTCGTCCTGCTCCTCCTAGCCTCGCAGCGATGCTACGTGCATGTGGAATCACGGCATTCCTGTCACCCTTGTCTCCCCTCGCATCCCCGTCCACACCTTCCGCGGATGGTCCTCTACTGAGTGCTGCGGCGACAGACCGCGTCACGACACCAGTGTGGTGTGCCACCGGCGACCTCAAGAACGTACCAGAGGACtttgtggtggtggaggtggaccCGACA contains these protein-coding regions:
- a CDS encoding putative chloride channel protein produces the protein MSAAYGDAGASGTFDTPSATLRRPEADAATAAWFHELVKEVEEVGDAEVNRARAPLFEKAHRPHVFTAEERRRMDCYESIDYAEGQSLVHRVSATRQSSTEAKGCLRLLMFVLIGLAVGGWSLLVFQTLDYLAEVKLDAVQGVVRSRNSTYPPFNASRFYMSALLNSGQESGDVGKTAIVLRTLSWSALLHGGVLYTMWGVLMALLSSLCCLVMPSAAGSGIPDVMAYLNGVMFPRIFNIRNLVVKTLSCILAVSAGLPVGTEGPMIHMGSLIGAGLPTGRSRSLGCSATSVFDLFRNPRDQRDFISAGAACGLTSAFSSPLGGMLFVLEEMATHFPARLAWLVFLSCLSCMWIIQTCNSFLSGWHLVNRSAMALGDLREASIAMFYIDTVPENTVSLYTYTFIPTVMVAVLSGPLAVAYTVSSIRFSRWRSRCLFPTTLYRVLEPCVFAFLFSTACYVLPLFTPCVPTPPHVREKKEALHVELFTAFCAQPETTHHPLATLTMTSPYNLLRLLFSRRSAGLFPVWSLLLHLAIYVVGSSYAGGMFISCGTVIPSLLIGAVEGRLIGVLFQRPVWADEGVVALIGAAAYFAGISRLTFALVVVMMELTADVSHITCLMLGILLAKGIADKCCHSFYHASLEVKAVPFLEAQTSMHLLDTYTARDIMTSPVTMLETMDTVLHVVEALTMTRHNAFPVVQVGEADQAYEGMITRAQLQLLLWVVYLREMGDASEVPLDEEGDDDGEADVRDGATDARSGMASEQVDAEDFIQYHVTAAELKRVHEFLFWNRLPSVPMMEHLPLSAIRSYIDLRPYVDNSAPYVQQGVCVSRAYYTFRHLGLRHLPVLDRTQRVVGILTRVSFVGDRLMEKVGAQPAEDFVDTEWRG